In Nocardioides sp. JS614, the sequence GCCGCCCGGCGCGTCGGCCCCGACGGATCGCCTCACGGAACGTGGCGCCGTCGCGGAGTCGGTGCGCCGCGGACAGCACGTGGCCGGGAGCAGCGAGCGGACGGGGTGGGCCGTCAGACGGCGAGGCTCTTGCGTCCCTTGCGGCGCCGCGAGGACAAGATCGCGCGGCCGGCACGGGTACGCATGCGCAGGCGGAAGCCGTGCACCTTGTGGCGACGGCGGTTGTTCGGCTGGTACGTACGCTTGCTCACGAGCTTCTCTCCATGTGGGTCAG encodes:
- the rpmH gene encoding 50S ribosomal protein L34; the protein is MSKRTYQPNNRRRHKVHGFRLRMRTRAGRAILSSRRRKGRKSLAV